The proteins below come from a single Dyadobacter subterraneus genomic window:
- a CDS encoding IS66 family transposase: MDMSLESLSKEELIALINKEKQSYSEERIAELEDENAYLKSQLAMYKRMQFGQKRERFEGDPAQIVLPFEAPAEQIAAQEEILKEKISYVCSRPNHKGRAALPAHLPVEEIEIYPTGDLSEMVCIGKEVTEELDYEPARFLIKRYIRYKYAPKNGDGVRIGQLPERVIDKGIPSAGLLASILTDKYQDHLPLYRQKQRFAREDIQIASSTLEGWTKEALIKLEPLYEQLVFDIKTKGYLQVDES; encoded by the coding sequence ATGGATATGTCTCTGGAATCGCTTTCAAAAGAAGAACTGATAGCCCTTATAAACAAGGAAAAGCAGTCTTACAGTGAAGAGCGGATAGCAGAGTTGGAAGATGAAAACGCTTATCTGAAATCGCAGCTTGCGATGTACAAGCGGATGCAGTTCGGGCAAAAACGGGAACGCTTCGAAGGGGATCCCGCCCAGATTGTACTCCCCTTTGAGGCGCCCGCCGAGCAAATTGCCGCACAAGAGGAAATCCTGAAAGAAAAGATCAGTTATGTCTGCAGTAGGCCTAATCACAAAGGCCGTGCTGCGCTTCCAGCGCACCTACCTGTCGAAGAAATCGAGATTTATCCCACGGGCGATCTTTCTGAAATGGTATGTATCGGCAAGGAAGTTACCGAAGAACTCGATTATGAACCTGCCCGCTTTTTAATCAAAAGATACATACGCTATAAGTATGCGCCTAAAAACGGTGATGGTGTCAGAATCGGTCAACTTCCGGAGCGGGTCATCGACAAAGGAATTCCATCTGCCGGACTTCTAGCCAGTATTTTAACCGATAAATATCAAGACCACCTTCCACTTTACCGGCAGAAGCAACGTTTTGCCAGAGAAGATATCCAGATTGCATCTTCAACCCTGGAAGGCTGGACCAAAGAAGCCTTGATCAAGCTCGAACCGCTCTACGAACAACTGGTCTTCGATATCAAGACAAAAGGATATCTTCAGGTGGATGAGAGC